The Setaria viridis chromosome 9, Setaria_viridis_v4.0, whole genome shotgun sequence sequence AAGAGGCAATAAAACAACGCATACTTATTGGCCCGGGACAAATAATCTTGCACAAAATTTTGTACATACTTATTGTAGCATTACTGTCACTGTAGGCAAACGTAGTTGCGTCGAGTCTTTGAGAGGCCCGGCCGCTGCGCTTTTCCAGAATGAACGGCGGTCTTAGCTGAACGTTAATTATGCAGGGTTTTTTATAAGGTTAATTATGCAGGGTTGAGGGTTGGTATGGTACTCGAGCACTCCACGAGGAGGCGCATGCATCTTTTTGCCATGTTTGAAAGCTAGAAAAAAGGGGTGGAACAAGCCATGGAAAATGATGAGCGATGGAAGCATATTTCGGCTCAGTTGCACGGTTGGTGAGgaggaaaaatattttttttttagggCAGAGGAGGAAAAACAATTAAGAAAGATTGAAATGGTCGATTTTAACTACGAAGATGTCTCCGAGTGACCTCATCTCGTTCTCTCTTCTTTCTCACTTGCCTGTTCAAGTAATCGGTCAGTACTCAATACAGTATGTAAATAACTTTGATAATCTGTCtctaaaaataaatttgtgCATTAGAGGTTCTTACATTTTTTCCAGGGTTCTCAACTAGGTATGTAAACTTTTCAAAGTGAAAATCTTGGTCCTTAAACTAATTTATTTTGTGTAAAAATATTTATGGACAACAATCCTCATTTTAAGAGTTTAAGGTTCTATGCAAGAATTCAATAAAAGTTTTCCATTTTACtcttgttttttattttctgctCTGAGTAAAAATAGTCTAACTGTGATATATTCTTATAACAGATGTATAAAAATGGTAGCATTAGAAACATTTAATTAGCCTCTCGAAAAATTCTTAGGTTGTTTTAGAAAACACTTACTATTCCCCTAATAAAAGAAGAAACTAGTCATTCTATTTAAGTTCTGCCTGCACTATCTTTGCTACCCCTAATAATCACAAAAGAAATTGTAGCAATAATTTCAGGTGATCTTTTTCCGAGGCAGAACTTAAACTAGTCTAATTTTTTCAGGCaacattatatatattttttctcttgAGAAATACTTTCATGGTAGTTTAATTTAGACAGTCTTGGATACATATTTTAGTTCAAGAGAATGTTGTAAATTGTGCTTTGGGTAATTGGGTTTGTCTGAGACACCACAATCGAGGCATTGCCGCGCTGGTGCCTCGCCTTACCAAAAACAAAAGAAGCACATAAGAAAATATGAAATCTAAAATTTACTTTTCTCATATCTTGCTCCAGCTTTTTGTAGCGAGCTCAAATAACAAATCATGTAGAAACTTGTGTATACAATATGGCTTATAGAATTTGTGCGTTTACACATGCTAAAATTTGTAAGCAGTATCGAACACCTTGTGAGATGCTGAAAAATATTCAACGTTATATACAGGGGTGGATCTAGTGGTGGGGCGGGCGGGGCTCAAGCCTCCCTACCGCCCGCTCGGACAATGGAACCCCCTTAGCCTCTCCTTGATTTTTTTaggaagaatgaagaagaaggtaagggagggaaggaaggagaTAAAGAAGAGAGAGCCCCTCCTAATCTCATGGACGAGATCTGCCACTGATCATATACATGAAATTTGTATTATGTATGTTTATATATATCCGAAAAAGGTGAATGTTCTGCTTAGGGCCTGCTTTCAATGCAAAAGTTTACCTAACCTTCTCTCTCTAGACATGTCAAAGCTGTAgtgagaaaataaaaataaaaatcacgGCTTAGGCTGCCTAAAGGACTCTTTTTTAACTATAAAAGTTTAAAACAGAGTACTGCTTTATATcggttttgttttatttcagtATAAAAACGAGGAACACACGATCAACACGACAAATATATAAACCATAAACACCCTCCAACGACATAAAAAACACACTATCAAACTTCTCAAACATACATTGTGTTGGATTCTCCCTCATCCAGTACCAGCAGCGTGCATCTCGAGCAACTTCATTTATTTTGACACAGCAATACACACGAAAGTGCAAACACTATCTTTATATAGGAGACGGCTTAGTTGTAGGCATCAGGGTTGGCGACGAGGTACGCCTCGGCGGCCTTGAAGATGGCAGTGACGGATTCCTTGGCTTTGACGATCTCGTCCTTGACGTCCACCCCGGGCAGCAGCTTGTACGTCGAGTCCACCTTcaccacgctgccgccgccggccgccggctccACCTTGATGTGCGACGTCGCTGTCTCGATGGCCACGCCGATGCCTCCGCCCTCGACGAGCGTCGACTTGCACTCGCACTTGTCAACGTCCAAGAACTCGAGCCTCTCCTTCATGAAGCCGAACGGCATACCTGCAGGAAGCATTGGCAATTGGCATATGAATCCATCTCTGGTTCTGTTAGAATTATCTTGAAATGGCGCGTGAGAAAA is a genomic window containing:
- the LOC117839701 gene encoding pathogenesis-related protein 1: MASTNSWNLEIASPVAAPRLFRAAVMDWHTMAPKLASHIVASAHPVEGDGNVGSVRQFNFTSGMPFGFMKERLEFLDVDKCECKSTLVEGGGIGVAIETATSHIKVEPAAGGGSVVKVDSTYKLLPGVDVKDEIVKAKESVTAIFKAAEAYLVANPDAYN